GGATAAGCACAATGCGTCATTAGTAGCTAACCAGCTAGCTAACACCAGTTAGCGAGAcaacgggctggagttaccaTAGCCCCAGCCTCAGTCGATCCACCTATTCGGTCATGATACACAAACGAATTTAGCCATTAGCCGTCTGTTTTGGCTAGTTGGGCCGGCTAACGCCAATTAACGAGTGCCGTCATGTTGGCTTGTAATGTCTATGAATTTAAATGCGTCTCATTGACAGAATACCTGAAGCACTGCAGATCACACAGACATCTTAATAATGTACTTTTATCATGTGGCCATAAAGATTGTGGAAGAAGGTTTTCCTCATTCAACTGCCTTGCTGTTCACATGTCACGAACACACCCAGACACAGGGATCAGACAAACTTGGAACCGGAGTGTGTCTGTGCAGTTGAAGTGTTTGTTCAATTTTTGCAGCAGAGAATATGCAGATGTTAAACGGCTTGTGTCTCACTTGAGTGACCACATACAAGAGGGTCTGACTGTAACTTGTCCCTTTGATGGATGTTCTAAGACATTTAATGTAAGTACATCCTTTTCATCTCATCTGTCCAGATATCACAGAGGGTGGAGTGTCACCCAGATAGCACCTGTTCATCTGTGTGAAGCTGCAGAACAGTATTTTCCAGGTGAGAGGGCACATGTTGCAGAGAATGAAGGAATTGATGTGAGTAATGCAGACCAAAGTAATGATGTTGATGTAGACCAAAGTAAGGCTGCTGAGAGTGATAAAGTGCAAGATGCCTACACAGAAAATCTAGCTCTGTTTTACTTGGGTTTGCAGGCAAGTCCCAGCCTCCACAACAGCGATAGCAAATGAGATGAAAACTCTTCAGGATATTCAACAGGAGTATACAATGGATGTGCTAGCTCAAGAACTTGAACAGTATGGTGTTCCAACAGAAACATTAACATGTCTGGGGAAGAGTGTATATGAGCGCAGCCCTATGCACGAGGCCTTACGTGCAAGTGGTCCTTTAACTACACACCATCGAAGGCTGCAGTATTACAAGACGCACTTTAACTATGTTCAGCCTGTTGAAGTCACACTTGGCTACAATGATAGAGGGCAGAGGAGATACTATCATTACATTCCATTACTAGATAACCTCAGAGCAATGCTGAAAAAGGGAAGTGAAACTCAGCAGAGTTTTAACCCTATTCATGTTGAAGATAGTACACTTCGTGATTTCACTGATGGGCATGCCATTAGATCTAATGTGATGTTTGCCACAGACCCAGATTCTTTAAAGGTGATGCTTTTTCAAGACGCTTTCGAGGTGGCTAATCCTCTTGGATCTGCCAAGCAAAAGCACAAAGTTTTAGCTGTGTACTTCACTCTTGGAAATTTCTATCCTCACATCAGATCAACTGTTGATCAAATCCAGTTGGTACTGCTCTGTACATAGAAAGACTGTAAATATTTTGGAGTGGATGAAGTTTTCGGTGAGCTTGTGTCAGACTTGTGTGAGCTGGAGGAAAAGGGCATATCTTTTGAGGATAAGATATACAGAGGTACTGTTGCATGCATAATGGGAGATAATCTGGGCTCCCACATGATTGGTGGGTTTACAGAAAATTTCAGTTTTGCTCAGTATTTCTGTAGATACTGTCTAGTCACAAAATATGTGTTTCTGTCTAACCCTCTCACAGTTTTCACTCATAGAGATCCTGCTGATTATAATGAGTCTGTGCAGTTTTTGGAGAGTCACCCTGAAGTGACCATGCATCAGGGCATTAAAGGCAACAGTGTTTTCAACAAACTCTCAAATTTCCACGTGTGTCAACCTGGGCTGCCGCCCTGTTTAGCACATGACTTGTTCGAGGGTGTTGTGGATTATGACCTGGCAATGTGTTTGCAGTGCTTAATTAAAGAAGAGAAGTGGTTCAGTTACGAGTCACTAAATGACAGACTCAAATTATTTCCAGGTGAAAGCAGCAACAAGTCAAATGCTATTCCAAACAAAGGAAAAAGGCTTGGAGGCCATGCAGCCCAAAACAGGTGGCTATTGCGGTTCCTGCCTATTGTGGTACATGACAGAATTGAAGATGGTGACAATGCTGTCTGGCAGCTGGTACTTCTTCTGAGGGAGTTAGTCGAATTTGTCTGTGCACCTAGCCTCTCAGAGTCTCAGATTGCTTACATGAAGGTACTGACTGAAGACTATGTGGAAATGAGGCAAGAGTTATTCCCGCATTCAAATCTGAGACCAAAACACCACTGTCTTCTTCACTATGCAGACTTGAGTCTACAGTTTGGTCCACTCATACATACTTGGACCATGCGCTTTGAAAGTAAGCATAGTTATTTCAAAAGATGCATCAGGTCAAGTCAAAACTTCAGAAATGTCACTAAGTCACTCGCTGATAGACATCAGCTGTTTCAGGCTTATCAGGGCAGTTTTTTCAGCCCCCAGGTTCAGGTGTCAGACTCCACTAGCTTTTATCCAGAGCTCTATGATGGTGGCATAAGAGCAGCAGTTGCAGACTTTGGACTTAACTCATCTAACTCAGTTGTTACAGATAAAGTGCAAGTTAAAGGCACTTCATATGCAAATGGTATGCTTGTCGTACAGAGATATACCAAAAGACAACTACAGTTGGGGGAAATAGCAAGCATTGTTATCAAAAGTGAAACAACTGTCCTGCTTTTGCTGCGGGGGAAAACTGCCAGCTGGGTACCTGAGCTTGGCGTCTATGAAATTGACAAAAATAGTTCCAATAAGCTTTTTTGTGAAAGTCTTGACAAGCTTAATGACTATGCTCCACTTTCTTTTTACCACAGAGGTGCAAGGTTACTCATCCCACTCAAGCATATGCCACTATGGAGCTTGTGAAAGAATTAGTTCAGAAAGCTATGCCATCGCTCAGTAATCATGTAATGGACTCACTCATGGCAAGACTGGAAGAGATTGGAGTAAACAATGTAGATGACCTTAACTTTGTCAAGACTGAGGATGTCAATGGAATTCTGCCACCCATTCAGCAGAGAAGACTAATTCAAGCTTTCAGTGCAGGTAAGTTTTTACATTTATAAACCAAATCTTTCTGCACTGTACCATCTGTATGTCCTATAATCCACAGGTTACCATTGTTACAGACTTGGACTTTTTGTCCAAAAGCATCACAAGTGTATGTCAAATTTGGATCACAGTGTTCTGCTGCcctgttaaaaaaatgaaaacttgaattcaaaaaatcaaaaaaagcatCATGAGTATGGTGCTACATTTTATTCATAAGTGGAGCGAGCGTAGAACAGTTACCGCGAGCAGAAAACCATCACAGCTAGGGCGGATTTATATGAATACTGATGTTCAAAAATAAAGACTGCTCTGATAAAGAAAAATTCCTTTGGGTGTGAGATATACTGAGTTTCCACTGGTGGGATTAGCAGAATTGAAGAGATTAAAGGTAATCTATAAATGACCATTTTAGAAAGGAATGAAAGACGGAAGGAAGGatagaaggagggaaggaaggataAAAGAAAGGAATGAAGgatagaaggaaggaaagacagacagaaagaaggaaggaaggaagtaataCAAATTCAGAAGATGATTAGGattgatttatattttaaatgaaagtaaATATTGTTTCTAGAGCAGCAACAGTAATGTTCACAATAGCATATTCACTATTAACACTCGGTTATATCTCACTGGAAACAAatgtaaaatgacaataaatgaataatacaTTTATGACATCAAACTATTGGCAAGTTTAGAAAGCATTGACACGAATCTTGAAAATTGACAAATTCTAAACCTAGCTGATTTTTAAGATAAACAGTTTGACTACATTTAGACAAGTTTTGTTTCAGCTTgttcataacattttattaactaAACCAGTGCAATGTGGTTTTTTAAAACATACCGCCGGTGACATGCATTTATTCATACCATACCTGGATTGTTATAGCTTAAATCTTGTATATAAATGTAACATTGGTCATTTCATTAATTTTTGGTGATGTATGTTATCCATAGAGTCACAAGCTGTACTTGGCTCTGCTTCGACATCTCTGCAACACAATGTCCATCTGCCCCAAACTCCACCTCCGACACCTGGTCCCATGGAGGATTCTCCATCCCGGGAGACATATGATGTACCATGGCACAAAATGCCCCCAAACCTCATGCTTGCCTTAAGTGAAAAGAAGAGACCAAAGcctaaagagagaagagagctgGTTCGTATAGTCATTGACGATGTACTCAGTAAAGAGCGTGGCAGGCCTGGAAGAGCAAAGCTGCGGGAGATTGCCAAGAAGATTGTAGAACAATATCCCTGCTCTTTTCAAGACAGAGAGCTCAATGGAACTAAAGTCATTGGAACAGGATATGATGCTCTCTTCATACAGCTAGAAAACCGACTTGAAAATATTAGAAGGCCATTTACCTTCAGCTCAACAAAGAGGCCAGCAGAGGCTGAAGACGCAGTGAGGAAAAAGTCTACACTCTCAGATCGTTATGGGTGTGTGGAGTGGCAGCCTGCTATTGAGGACATAGCAGAACTAGAGTCTAAACAAGATGACTTGAAAAGTGCCTTCAAAACCCGTCATCTTCAGGAGTTGTGTGTTCGCAAATTGATGACTGAAACATATTCCATCCAGCGTGCAACTATCAACAAAGGAAGCACTGTAAAACAGTACTGGAAGAGTGGCCCTTCCTTTTTGAAGCTGTTCACCTGTTTGACCACACATGTACCCTCCTTGGCTTACCAGTGCAAACAAAGCTGGCAGAGGAAATGTCCAGAAAGGGAAAGAGCATCAAAGACTTCCTTGACTCAAATGGGATGAAGATGCCACCAGGTGAAGATCCAGTACAGCTGATCTCAGGCATTGCAAAATTCTTCAAGGAAAAGCCTGATCTCCTTTTCTACCAAAGTGAGGTAggtttatactttttattatgttgtttttgttttgcagatATTCATTACACATATTGTTTGTAATGGCTTGTATGGATTTAAACCCCAGAAAATTAACACAAGATGCATCAGTATTTTCACAGACTTTGGACACAcccacaaaaaaaggaaaatgtgattttaatttaattatgtaTGGGCTATGGTTCTCTCACCTATCTCTCTCAACTCTTAGCTAAATATAGAAAGTAAACAATAAACAGTAAACAAACTCTTAGCTAATTATAGAAAGTAGAGATAcgaataacataaaataaaaataaaataaaattcacGGAGGATTTTGTATAAGAGCTAAAAATTAGTTTTAGATGTACTTTAAAGCTCTTAACAAAACCTAGGCAACAATTGAGCTTTCGAGGTTTAGGCTTATTGTAGTTAACTACCTAGTAATTTATGATGTAAgtattactgtactgtatacagtaaatgtatacAGTAAATACTGTATACATTGGAAATGTAGTTCATGACATTTGTGTTTctttgatattttattttcaaacaacaGGAGTCAACTGCTGCTGGACTGAGCATCCCAAGCACCCCTTGCATCCTTATCATGGGTATGTAGTCTGTATAATATTTAGGCATGCATGTTATGGATTTCATTTACTCTTATTCCTACTCTTTACTGTTAACTCTTACTCTTTACTCTTACTTTTTACTCTTTACTCTCTGTGCAAAGCGCCAGTCAATTTAAGCTGCATGCTTAAAAATACTTATACTTCATCCAGTgtagatgtagtggagtaaaagtccTGATAAATACTGTAGGATGAAGAGGGTTTATTAGTTACTGTAGGATGAGGAGGGTTTAATAGTTACTGTAGGATGAGGAGGGTTGTTACTGTAGGATGAGGAGGGTTTAATAGTTACTGTAGGATGAGGAGGTTTTATTAGTTACTGTAGGATGACGAGGGTTCATTAGTTACTGTAGGATGACGAGGGTTCATTAGTTACTGTAGGATGACGAGGGTTCATTAGTTACTGTAGGATGAGGAGGGTTTAATAGTTACTGTAGGATGAGGAGGGTTTAATAGTTACTGTAGGATGAGGAGGGTTTAATAGTTACTGTAGGATGACGAGGGTTTAATAGTTACTGTAGGATGAGGAGGGTTTGTTGAACAAAGGCCACACCACTCgtaaaaagaataatataaGGTAGCCAGATTTAAATAATTATGTTTGCGTTGTTTTTCTGAAGTGGATGTGCattgttattctttttttatatatatatattttctatcTTCTAATATCTAAGTTAATCTATGTTTAAGGTGATCGACGATTCAAGATCGCTGTCGATCAGGAAGTGGTCAATGACCATATCAACTCCCTCATTGTGGCCCTGAGCTAcgctttctctttgttttatgtattaaACATAAAATACCCAAAGAAGATGTCAATCACCCTGGAATTCATACAAAGGTAAGCAagtctttgtttatgttttgaaATGTTATGTATAGAGCATATTGTGTTGCTGTTTATTAAGTTGGACATTGTAAATACTAGTGGTGTCAACAATAATCGATTCGGCAATGCATCGCAATGCGGGGCATGCACAATTCAGCATCGATGCGGCAaagtgccataatcgattatgtcactgtttattttctggccttgagtggacaataaagttgtgaagTTTCATTATACTTCCAGgggcataacaacaacaatcaagatGGCTGAGGCGGAGGGAGATGACCGCGATAGATGGGTAATTAAAAACACACCCAAAGCTTGGAAAGCGGACATCTGGGCACATTTCGGATTCTACGAAGTTAATGGGAAACTAGACAAGACTTACGCGGTGTGTAAAACCTGCCAcactaaaatcaagcacgttgGCAATACAACTAACTTCACGAACCATGTTGATTGTTGGCATCCTGAGttggcttcaacaacaacaacaaatcatcattcaaagcactgaaagcagtgatttgtgttttctttttcaggtttgaaaatgccatatccaataccttgtagagcttagatcggcccaaaaaatcaagcccgaacctgcctgagcccgagcacgttgcgtccgagaccggcccggcccgacacattaactgtaattatgagcccaagcccgatttaaacccgacatttttttaatacgtgggccgttataactgacgttctcaactacaattccgagttgtttgaactgcagaaatctgtttagaataatacaacaaggacgaagcctgtaaactgctgtttgtttattcagaatggaacggatcgcaaatggatctgaatgaagaaacgtaaaaaaaagaaacaatgattaacatattgttgtcactgcccacgacttgtttaaactgcttccatacctccgactttcctccacacttgctcaaaggtaattctcctgtttttcagtttttctttacatcttcaagctccatgtagcacttaagatacacaatacaggcccggtgtgatgcgtgtgagaggaggagactccgtgcatgaagtgctgcattttgtaactgcagcctaaattttgtacacatttgttacttttatatagcttatatatacatatttataatatttctgattatggtatagctttctccccacccaattaggctaaataggtaatggataaaaacaaaaaaaaaatgcttgatcaaggctCCGGCCCGGGCCGGCCCGGTCCGAGGATAGTGGCAGAAATAACGGAAAAaacgggcttgggccgagaatctaaactctaatacAAGtaccattcaattttatttgatttaatgacatttatgtcaaagatacaggagagtgaaaatacacacatagcagccaataaaatatgttgttcaatatctgactgcttgtattgcctcatgactgatgaaaaatttgccttgttgtgtgcagtagaatattgatgcatcgcaatgcatcgtagaatcaaattgaatcgaatcgttacctggtgaatcgtaatcgaatcgaattGTGAGGGCAGTGCCAATGCACACCCCTAGTAAATACACGTTCTTCTTTTACAGTTTCAGTTTTTGTAGACATTGTCAGAAAGGTGATGATTATACTTTGTTTATTATTGAGGTCATAGTGAATGTTGGTGGTGTACTTGAGTGCATTATATTGAGTGTTGTCCTTatactttatacatttttaatggtCGATCAAACATGTATGCTAAAAAATAGCTGTATTAAAAATGGAACTGTGACATCCATCAACCTTTGGAGTGGACATTCCTTTTGTCTGATCAGTGTGCAAGCTTTTCCTGCTTTCTTCTGGACCCTGGAGTTTAACCATACATTGAGGAGGACAAAATATTAGGAACACTTTTCTTGCACTCCAGTACACCAGCACCACCCACTACAACCTCAATAATAAACATAAAGTATAATTATCACCTTCACCTCTGACAGAGCTGTTGTGTTGGATTGCATTAGATTGCACAGGTGTACCTAATGAAGTGGCTGGTGAGTGTATAGTGTAAGGCCgattacacactgcctgcgtggcgtgagcgtggtgcGAGCGTGTCAGTCACGTGGCGTATCCGTTTATATTTCAGCTCCtgtgttaacaggttagagcttatgCACTGCCTGCATGACGCGCGTCTCAGGAGCAGCTCGAGctgcgccgaaaacgcgtgcctGCTACAAAAAGAACCAACGGCTATTTTTCACGGGACaagcaagcgtgttggaagcgtttccaggcaaaatagaataggaaaagacgTTTATGTCGTTTAGACactaatatatattaataaatgacatgttgatgcttgaaagtctcgaggttttgacataaatgcagatataaatgtaatttaaaaaaaagaatcgattttctaatattgcacctgtcaatacagaaggaaatattctgtagcctattttgccgtcaatactgccgacgttgtctttgctgtaatcagagcagtatatatttatgtttaacatggtatttcattttatcaatgggaaacatccatgtgtccagacgaTGAGATGCAAATAGCAACCATTTGAAACATTAAGTCGTAGCATTATTAATGCAATAGTTGAATTGGAAAGTATTAAGTATGGCAATTTGATCATTTCATGGTCGATTTATTTGTCCCCAATTAAGACCAGCCGATTTTCAGCTGATCAGTCATGACCGGTGACTGGCTGATCAGTCTCTTATATCAGATTTTTAACCAGATTATTAATGGATAAAATTATTTACAAATGTTAATTTGTTCTAGTAGTTGTCCTGTAATGGAACAATACTTAAATTGGATTTACGAGGATTTTTCCATCTCAACTTGGTCTGCATGTTACTCTCACTCTcagtttcattcatttcattacttgtgtagctaaaaaaaaaatccatttcttTAAGAGTTTTCCTGGGAATAAATCCTGAGCGAGGGTCAAAGGCCGAGAAGAAGGGAACCAAACACCAGCACATTCCTCCAAGACTGCTGAAGTTCCTGTTTGAACTAAACAACTTTGAGAATCCATGGATGGTAATTTGAGCTGTTTTACTGTTGTATTGGACTGTATTAGAATGTATGAACCCTGAGTTGAGAGAGAGTTAGACTGGGAAACAATCTAGACAGTAAGACTATATTGTATTTAACTTGTATTGTATTATAATGTAGCCATTGAATGCACTTTTATACATATCTTTCATggcataaaaaataaacatgttcaaTTTATATATGTTGTGGTGATTGTATTTGATCATGTTGCTGTATTAGATGTTTATTTTaactcattacattacattgttctGGTGATGGATACCATTTGTCATTGTATTTTATCATTAGAGTGGAAGAACATgtttatttaccagaaaatatatattatgCTACTGACTATTCAGAATTTTATGTTTCAGATTTAAAGAAACTGTCCATAGAAATGGTACAGATTTTTCCGTGGTAAAGACATTACTTGGTAGCAAATACTGAGGATATACTGTAAATCTACGGAATTGTCCGTTTTAGGATTAACAGAAGTGTCTGTGAATAAAAAGaatatactgtaaatctacGGAATTATCCGTTTTAGGATTAACAGAAGTGTCCGTGACATTAACGGATAAATTCCTGGTAATTTTCTGCCAGGACTTTATCCGTTTTTTttacggattttttttttacagtgtgaaacggaggctggcctctggaggacttatttttagggctgtcaatcgattaaaaaatgtaatctaattaattacatactcttaattaatcgaaattaatcgcatacataattaacggtgcttgaaccgatacttttaagaaagtaaaaaaa
This sequence is a window from Sander lucioperca isolate FBNREF2018 chromosome 11, SLUC_FBN_1.2, whole genome shotgun sequence. Protein-coding genes within it:
- the LOC116058713 gene encoding uncharacterized protein LOC116058713 translates to MELVKELVQKAMPSLSNHVMDSLMARLEEIGVNNVDDLNFVKTEDVNGILPPIQQRRLIQAFSAESQAVLGSASTSLQHNVHLPQTPPPTPGPMEDSPSRETYDVPWHKMPPNLMLALSEKKRPKPKERRELVRIVIDDVLSKERGRPGRAKLREIAKKIVEQYPCSFQDRELNGTKVIGTGYDALFIQLENRLENIRRPFTFSSTKRPAEAEDAVRKKSTLSDRYGCVEWQPAIEDIAELESKQDDLKTCNYQQRKHCKTVLEEWPFLFEAVHLFDHTCTLLGLPVQTKLAEEMSRKGKSIKDFLDSNGMKMPPGEDPVQLISGIAKFFKEKPDLLFYQSEESTAAGLSIPSTPCILIMGDRRFKIAVDQEVVNDHINSLIVALSYAFSLFYVLNIKYPKKMSITLEFIQR